One genomic window of Arachis stenosperma cultivar V10309 chromosome 10, arast.V10309.gnm1.PFL2, whole genome shotgun sequence includes the following:
- the LOC130957553 gene encoding uncharacterized mitochondrial protein AtMg00810-like: MEAIKLLLTYAAHCTFKLFQMDVKFYVDDIIFGSANEDLCADFAKLMTNEFDIRMMGELNFFLGLQIKQTAEGIFIHQEKYAKELVKKFGLECAKPMGTPMHHNIKLDKDEHAKDVDETRYRGVIGSLMYLTSSRPDIIQSVGVCSRFQSKPKESHLSAVKRIIRYVLGTTDYGLWFPKTDFFQLVGFCDANFAGVRIDRRSTSGMCCFVGKSLIVWSSKKQATVALSTIKAEYIAASFYIQFVNSEGQLADIFTQPLIEERFCKLRTELGILASSMFS; this comes from the exons ATGGAAGCCATCAAATTACTCCTTACTTATGCAGCTCATTGTACCTTCAAGCTATTCCAAATGGACGTAAAGT tttatgttgatgatattATCTTTGGTTCAGCTAATGAGGATTTGTGTGCAGATTTTGCTAAGCTTATGACTAATGAATTTGATATAAGAATGATGGGAGAGCTCAACTTTTTTCTAGGCTTGCAAATCAAGCAAACTGCAGAAGGCATAttcattcatcaagaaaaatatgCTAAGGAACTTGTCAAGAAGTTTGGGCTGGAATGTGCTAAGCCAATGGGAACCCCCATGCATCATAATATCAAGCTTGATAAGGATGAACATGCTAAAGATGTTGATGAGACACGCTATAGAGGGGTGATTGGATCTTTGATGTATCTAACCTCCTCAAGGCCTGATATCATCCAAAGTGTTGGAGTGTGCTCAAGATTTCAATCAAAACCTAAGGAATCCCATCTCTCTGCTGTCAAGAGGATCATCCGATATGTGCTTGGTACCACTgattatggtttatggtttccaAAGACTGATTTCTTTCAATTAGTGGGTTTTTGTGATGCAAATTTTGCTGGGGTCAGAATTGATAGAAGAAGCACTAGTGGCATGTGTTGCTTTGTTGGGAAATCACTCATTGTTTGGTCAAGCAAGAAGCAAGCTACAGTGGCACTTTCAACAATCAAAGCTGAGTATATTGCAGCCTCCTTTT ATATTCAGTTTGTTAACTCTGAAGGTCAGCTGGCTGATATTTTCACCCAACCATTGATAGAAGAGAGGTTCTGCAAATTACGGACTGAACTGGGCATTCTTGCTTCATCTATGTTTTCTTAA